The genomic interval agcaaatggaattctatagtctctgcttaccccggtgggaaataggcgtgagtttatgtatgtatgtatatgtgtgtgtgacgtctgacaccatacgattaaagactaaagtaagaccgacgggaaggtgaggtaaacctagctcagccgcttagagcggagagttgccatatgtagtattattccttattctatattaGGGTTCACAAGCCATGCCgcgtagtccagttggtagaacgcttgcctcttactttgaggtcgcagggtcgaatccagcacaggcctaaaccaatgattgtcgaattcataaatgtttatcatgcgctcagcggtgaaggaaaacatcgatgATGTTAGGGTGGGTtgttggttttctttttgttttgtttttttttctgtgtattgatttacgtgtggtttctgtcctgtgttgaatgtaatgtacctgtcagtctgtgtctgtggtgtccggaagtaataaatctttctttctttcaaaatagCTTATACTATGTAAAACATTCCACAGAGACCCTCGATCGAATGATAGAGAAAAACAACATCGCGGCTCCTCCGGAGAACGTAACGCAAACGAAGAGGTACATCAAGTTGTTCAGGAACGACCTCACCGTGGCCGAGGACGCGGTCCGCGATGAACTCACGAAGGCTGTCATCAGCGACAAGTATTGGGACAGGGTGAGTCTTGTCATGCTAACAATTAtaccagggtgttagtgacaccgtaacgaaaacttcgagggatgatttgAGTTGATAACTCAGAACTGAATCgtatctcaaagttttcgttacaagtggaattttgcgtagCAAAAGTATTAATCTGAAAAATAAACACTAATATGTtgttgaattttccgacaggagattccacttgatattaactcagaatcatggtaagGTTAAGGTTAAGCCTAAGGTTTTCGTTACCTGTGCGTACTTATCGtcactgaggggaatgattcagctcactattctgagttaatatcaagtggaattttgcatcgcaaaaagggtaaaccagcccaatatagattaggtacgagtaacatacctccgaatcgcATTTCTCGATaatgtgggtctcctcacgacatgaaaaagatccaaaaagatcctgggttccgacatgaaaaaagaatccaaaaggatcctttttcatgtcggaacccaatttttcacgaaaaaaatatatgaaagttcgccaccaaacttggcacattttgatattcacccttttccttcaccgatgggcacgtgataatcatttatgatccaaacatgaattcgaaaatcattggattTAAATAATTGGGAAAATCAAGCTTTATTTCAACTGCGAGTATGACTAGACTTTATTCCATGCTTATTTTCGTTCACCGATGCTGTCTACTGTAATATGTTGATTTACTTACTAGTTCTAAACGTGTCATTTCCAGGTAGAAGCAGCCCGTATGGCATACAAGGAAGAGCTGGAGATGCTGTTCCCAGGCCTCGACCTGTGCTCGCGACAGCTCGAGTTCCGCGGAGACGTGGACCTTTTACTGCTGTACACTATGAACCAGGTTAGTTGTGTACAATGTCGGGTCATTTATGTACAATATCAGGTCATATTTTATGTACTatattagattatttttgtaCAATATCAAAGGTCATTTATGCACAATATTAGATCATTTTTGTACAATATCAGGTCATTTATGTACAATATTTGATCgtaatattcatttattaatataatattaatatataatattgaatGTGGATTTTCAGATCCAATACCTACAGAATCAATTGGCTGAGAACCAGACGATTAGAGAACACAAAATCAACAAAGCTATCGAATGTAAGTAACCATCCTACTTTATGTgcctcattgtattgttttctggtaataaaaacattttccattttcaaataacaaagttttctttggaaatcagcataattaaaacaataagtataactcaaggagattcgcccaatcccgtcaatctcgaatgggatctcgtcatcccgtcattgcattccctagtggtcactatcgagccgccaaaggcccctgactcatgtaacgactacatacttaagtaaatagtagccaggaccgactgcttaacttgccttccgaagcagggaaataaaaaacaaatagatgttcccaccgggattcgaagccaaAGTCTCCGCATCTTGagtccgacgctcaaccactgggctgttattttcgaatttatttagttaaattttaaatttattttaaattttgctcAGGTCGCGACGAGAAGGCTATAATCGAAGCCAAGGTGGAAGACATGATCAGAAAGGAGAGACTTACGAAGGACCTCGAGTTCCAGAAGAAGGTGAGTAAATTCAGATCGACATAACGCCCGCGAaccactcttcttctatcgtgtgagttgtgaggtgaattaccaaggtgaggtggattattattgagccgccaaaggcccctgtcatggctcatctaacgattaattaactaacatcagtaagtagtaaccagcaTTAACGGTTtcacgtgctttccgaagcacggaccatcttactttcggacaatcggcctgtaatgtcctaaccaaaccagggatcacaaggtggtttttgtggtatgtccacaccaggatttgaacccgggaaatccggatcatgagcccaacgcttaaccaccggaccccggacactccatacaaaaatgacgTTCTTATCATGTactgcctaacgcgtaagtacgAGCGAGAGAGACGATCCGCGCGCGCTCTCTTACTTAACGGCTTACAGCTATTTAGACTAGAGTGAGACACAGCGGTGGGTGAGGTAACTCTTATCTCGACACTGTATAATAAAACAGAAATACGTCGGTAATTTCcataattttgaaaattggatcAATTCTCATAATGGATAACACTCAAAATGGCATAAGTAGTAAATTTTGACCGTTTGAGGatatcacatacataaataaactcacaactttcccactggggtaagcagagactattatttattattattttactttagttTATTTAGGAAATAAACAATTGTGTTTtataacagatttaaataacattgttttaagtttacgcggttattatcataattaaagcacataataacgggttcttaccgcgtttaaatggggatatgagactcccgatatttcgacactgttgcaagtgccatgatcacgggatgactgatgactccactccaatctcatcagtcatcccgtgatcatggcacttgcaacagtgtcgaaatatcgggagtctcatatccccatttaaacgcggtaagaacccgttattatgtgttttaattaagatttaaataagtacatataagtagcttaacaacaaaacagtttCCACAGATAATTCATAAATCCTTTATGGAATTATACAATTTGTAATATAAGAAACTAAACAGAGTTATTTTAAAGTTACTATggaatccatttgcttcgatcctggcacactgtAGTACGCCAATAATTCTTTTCCCATTATGGTAAAGACGTATAGACACTTATTTACATTTTCAGACTTTGGAAATCAATGCGGAAGCCAAGAAGAAGATGAAGGAAGAGCTCGCGAGGCAGTTTGAGATTCAAGAGGAGATTACGCGCACGCGGCTGGCAAGGAAAGAGGCCGAGGTAATTGAAAGtttaactcaaaaatatctttatcgatcaggtaacatagttacactttgaatcgtcaatttctaacataaatatatttttggtgcaacgtctcatccgcctaaaactattgcagtgTCTCACTTCTGTATAGCCGAAGAAAAGTATCTGCAAGAATACCTTAGCACAAACCTCTaaacattcttaaaaaaaaaaaaaactgtgatgCGTGTTGCTGGCCGTGGGTTAGTTTATGACCGTGTTATGTgaatttttgttttatcaatTCATTGAGAAGACGTCGTTTGTTTTTGCTGGCAAATCGAAGCCGACGACACTCGAGGCTGGTCACACACACATTTTCTGTATTCGGGCTATTATCTCGTCTTCGGAGGTCCGTCAAACCTCCAGAAGGAGTTTGaccattaattttgtttatacaaGCTTTTTCTTCTCAAAATAAACTGAATGAAACGGGAAtattgcgtagcatctgcggtgttacgCCGAGTGATAAGAGTGAGAAATAGTGTGATAAGAcggagatgtggtgtaaaagacgatatagtgactaagattgagaagagaatgttaggttggtttgaacacgtagagcggatgaaggataatagaattgcaaaagcggtatataaagcgaaagttgatggtagggctggcagaggaagaccgagaaggacttaagaagcgattgatgaatgtggaggaagcaagagaagtgtgtcaggatcgaaggaaatggaattctatagtctctgcttaccctggtgggaaataggcgtgagtttatgtatgtatgtatgtatgaaacggGAATCATACATGTGTTTCAATCTGAATATAGGCGTTCAGAGGAGTGGTGATGAATTTAGTGGCAGTGTAGGGGTACTTCAGGCACATATTTGATTGTATTATAGAACTACTACGTCATTCATTGCTTTTTGAGTTCCTTAAACacttttaaaaagtataattgaAAACGGTGGTGTTTTGTCTCACCAGATAATGGGCAAGTTCAATCGCCAAGTATCGGAGTTGGTGGAGAAGGAGCGAGTGATCTTCAAGAAAGAACTCGCGGCCATGGCCGGCAAGCTGAAAGCAATCGAACAGACCCTAAAACGTAAGTAAATGTATGAAATGacaatattgattttattgtGTTTGTAGCATAGacattgcataccagcgagatgcctattttaatcGCCCGGGTcaatcattcgttttaaaattaatttgttgacaatcatccgtccctttccttttcggcggataagaaaatgacgggtataacttaaaataaaattaggaggtgtctgcaggaatcggggccaatctctgtaaaaaaatgACCGCGGCGCATCATGCCACTAACGACGGCGTGTAACGGCACTGTACAactgatattgcactttattaaAACTGccataatattttcatttctgAGAACAAACTTATAcccttttttagaaaaaaatcttAGCGAATGTGAATCTGTTTATAGTAATAtttcacggcctccgtggtttagtggttagtgTTGTGttaacgatctggaggtcttggTTCGATTCGaaatcgtcgaaatcactttgtgcacATTTGtggacatttcaggcttgaatcacctgattgtccgtaaaagtaaccTCGATTACTTTCAACTTTAGACTAAAGTAGTCCCGGTAAAAATTGAGTCCACGATTTGACATAAcattagcaattcatctaaaaaaagcattattgcaaattgtcatttgcgcaaataaaagtgcgtaatgtcaacaactcaaatagcaatattgtttttttttagatgaattgcttcgatgtggcctttttaaccccctgtccCCCCCGTAGAGCGAGCGGCGGCGGAGGCGGAGGCCCGCCGCTCGCAGTCCATCTGGGCGGCCGCGGAGGCGCTACTGGCGGCCACGCGCCGCGCCTCCTCCGAGACCAAGATCGACAACGAACTGCGCGCCTTAGAGAAGGCAGGTACGTATCACCTTACTAgccaacctttttttttgatgtgacttattgtagatttgccgcagatggcattaactacttgaccggtcTACTAGCCACCACACCAAGGACATAAAATAAGggataataaatactacgtatagaacggcaactctccgctccccaccagcggttgagctaggtttaccttacccCCCTTAgtttgtgccgaggtttttcttgcagcttcttttccccagctatataAAAGTTGTGAGGACTtgcagcagttttaggcggatgagacgttcgttcgTAAAAAAtgcgatttaaagtgtaactatgttacgtattgaataaaggtatttttgaatttgaattttgtcttcaatcgtatggtcgTCAGAcatcacatacacagatgcgcgtgtacgataacctcGTAAGATcaaaaacacatacaaaaacataaattttataattatgacaactaatggttcataatttcaccactgtttacaaataattcgctgggctcagtgactgcacttttgctctttaattgtgcctctgactaccccaattgggatatagccgcgAAATTATATTATGCATTTCTCTACAGGCGAGGGTGACAAACTAGTGCAGACAATACTTAAAGGAATCCCTCCGGAAGTACGAGACAAGGGTATCTCTACTGAGAAGTCTCTCAGGGACAGATTCGAAGTGGTAAGTAGTTAACATAACAGACATAAAATGTTTTGGTATCACGGAAATTTTCACCAATAACAAGCAACATTCTTGAGTTATTTTACTTCTGTGTTGAATGTGTAAAGggaagcaatacatctaaaaaagcattattgctatttgacacttacttaaaaaaaagagaCAGAAAAAAGAAGAGAGAGAGGCTGGAAGAAGACAAggaggaaaccactgctctatttttccctaaaaagtaacatggagaggaatgctataccgacaagagcgtggctcttacattagtgatgtgacacttatatcacgtggtttcaggatttgtgcccgattaatggccaTGGAGCCTTAaacatggggcttaaacatacCTGGTGTGGAGTGGGCGTGTATATAgacactgtacagtcatgagcaatataatgtacccactttaggactttgtcgcactaacatatatttgtcatttagtgagacttgtcAAAAACATCATGTAACATGGCACCAAagtgcatattgatgctcgtggccgtacacctctgcctactcctttggggtttcaggcgtgatgctaatgTTGTGATTTCAGTTGGAACAGACAGCGATGAAAGTAGCGCTGATCGGGCGGGAGGGCGCGTCCCTTCCCATGTACTTCATTTCCTGGCTGCAGTCCAAACTCCTCTTCCAGAAGGTAAGCACGCGTTAGGCTGTAAACCCCTGAAACGAGCCGAACCTCGATAAGGTTGCGTGGTTTTAATAGAGTTCCTTTGATCAGCATCTGGATGTAATATGATATCCAGGGACTGAAGACTAATTAAGTGGGCCCAGTTTGGTTAAAAATGTGGGTAGAAAATATTTCTACGTCAAAACGGTGGACATCTGGACCACTTTAATTATTTGTCCTTTCTAAAATGATTAATTATTCACAGTTGGCTGAAATCCCGAGAGACGAACTCGACAATCTGCCCACCGACTTCAGCAAACTGGACACCTTCGACATCATCCACAGAGCGAGGTTTGTCACTTAATTTGTTCACACGTTTGTGAAATTCTCATATTGTATTTACCGTGTCCGCCTAACGTATAAGTgtgcggcacgctgggtggtgaggatatggtatcccgacgtgccggcagagtgggggagtgattggtgataacgatgataaattagaagcaagcagcaagcaggaatatatacagtttatgaaaaacacttcacaaacaggataggaatatacatagttcacaatatacacacttcataaaagaatcaagaattagagggcaTGGCCCCAAACAGTAAAATGCACttgtgttgttttaatgaaggttggggatgcagtgagtcaaaagagtgtaaaatgaaaggaaatgcggaatggaatgagaatttcgtaatttaaaatgatgacggtcagaacgaTAGGCCAGTATGTgtagagtttgtactctgctacaagtgCAAGCGTGTCAGATAGGCCATGCTCCTAACTCCATAGCGGCTGTCGGCCagttagactaaagtgagatccagagggggtgaggtaaatctggcACGGCGCTCGACACGAATTGGTGCTGGGCGGGCAGTTATCGTTGTGCATTGTATGCCGcaagcacaccccggatactGCATCTTTACCGTGTACCGCCTATACTAAGCCGCCTACCCCTACGtctaagtgcgagcgagaaaaACAATCCGCGCTCCCTCTTACTCCTTTAGCGGCTTATggtcatttagactaaagtaaaactcaGACGTGAAGTCGGCGCCCGACTGtacgtagtaggtattattctttatcttATGTTAAAGTATAATAAAAGCTCTTACATATTTCGACGTCCTGATCAACACGTCCGGCAATGATAGTTCTGTTCCGATGAGATACAGTGTGATCGTCGGCGTCGGAGAGGTCAACACCTGatacgaatcggtgcggggTGGAGGGGTGCTGTTGCATACGTAGTCTTACCGTGTATGGTGTTGGCAGGTACCACATGGACAACGGCGACCTGCCGGCGGCGCTGCGCTACGTGAACCTGCTGCAGGGCGCGGCGCGCGCCGCGGCGGCGTGctgggcgggcgcggcgcgcgcgcacctcgAGGTGCGGCAGGCGGCCGAGGCCGTCATGGCGCACGCCTCGCTCTCCGGCATGCTCTACCTGTGAGCCGCCGGCCCGCCCGGCTGTACCGCGCCCGCCCTGCGCTCCTGAACCAGACCTAcgaaaacataacttatcaacCCACTGTGCGAATGACAGATACAACGCTCTCGATAGAGAATTACGGCATCGAGAACCGGCTATATCTAACCTCTAATCTACCAAGATACTTATATGACCCATCGTGTCTACGAAAATCCCAATCCCGAAtataacatataacttacatagTACACAGAAAGCGGGCGTCCGATACATGTCGCTTACTTAATATGTCAAAGTAGCATTTCCAATTGGAATAGTaaggaggtacatccatc from Pectinophora gossypiella chromosome 22, ilPecGoss1.1, whole genome shotgun sequence carries:
- the LOC126377030 gene encoding MICOS complex subunit Mic60 isoform X2; protein product: MYRFSSNISKTHLVLVRKKLSDGSCAALVVMRAPVRGYAKDTFSETCPPATPPPKSRKLLYGAIGATLLTGAAVVYAKHSPETRNWLESNAPWANNFVALVYQENTTYVQFTIDQVSRMSKALTTFLFGKEGVSPMDFQQRSEQDIEKDAEIGFQPKEYSSTLVQTEKCDPHSPPKTNITKDILILEQDMHENTKIAIDNYKAALKLCTAYNKTLHRIVEFPYEDLDKKCFAKLKGLRAERDKTIATAKAASTKAKCALETLDRMIEKNNIAAPPENVTQTKRYIKLFRNDLTVAEDAVRDELTKAVISDKYWDRVEAARMAYKEELEMLFPGLDLCSRQLEFRGDVDLLLLYTMNQIQYLQNQLAENQTIREHKINKAIECRDEKAIIEAKVEDMIRKERLTKDLEFQKKTLEINAEAKKKMKEELARQFEIQEEITRTRLARKEAEIMGKFNRQVSELVEKERVIFKKELAAMAGKLKAIEQTLKQRAAAEAEARRSQSIWAAAEALLAATRRASSETKIDNELRALEKAGEGDKLVQTILKGIPPEVRDKGISTEKSLRDRFEVLEQTAMKVALIGREGASLPMYFISWLQSKLLFQKLAEIPRDELDNLPTDFSKLDTFDIIHRARYHMDNGDLPAALRYVNLLQGAARAAAACWAGAARAHLEVRQAAEAVMAHASLSGMLYL
- the LOC126377030 gene encoding MICOS complex subunit Mic60 isoform X1, producing MYRFSSNISKTHLVLVRKKLSDGSCAALVVMRAPVRGYAKDTFSETCPPATPPPKSRKLLYGAIGATLLTGAAVVYAKHSPETRNWLESNAPWANNFVALVYQENTTYVQFTIDQVSRMSKALTTFLFGKEGVSPMDFQQRSEQDIEKDAEIGFQPKEYSLPVPTLEPLYVEEKVIGTPEVEHEATLVQTEKCDPHSPPKTNITKDILILEQDMHENTKIAIDNYKAALKLCTAYNKTLHRIVEFPYEDLDKKCFAKLKGLRAERDKTIATAKAASTKAKCALETLDRMIEKNNIAAPPENVTQTKRYIKLFRNDLTVAEDAVRDELTKAVISDKYWDRVEAARMAYKEELEMLFPGLDLCSRQLEFRGDVDLLLLYTMNQIQYLQNQLAENQTIREHKINKAIECRDEKAIIEAKVEDMIRKERLTKDLEFQKKTLEINAEAKKKMKEELARQFEIQEEITRTRLARKEAEIMGKFNRQVSELVEKERVIFKKELAAMAGKLKAIEQTLKQRAAAEAEARRSQSIWAAAEALLAATRRASSETKIDNELRALEKAGEGDKLVQTILKGIPPEVRDKGISTEKSLRDRFEVLEQTAMKVALIGREGASLPMYFISWLQSKLLFQKLAEIPRDELDNLPTDFSKLDTFDIIHRARYHMDNGDLPAALRYVNLLQGAARAAAACWAGAARAHLEVRQAAEAVMAHASLSGMLYL